The Solanum lycopersicum chromosome 9, SLM_r2.1 genome window below encodes:
- the LOC101247455 gene encoding leucine-rich repeat receptor-like protein kinase PXC1, whose translation MNRFFSSILLLTLLISAVTAAGDGNDTAALLLFQSQTDIHGTLLHNWTLPVNSTTACTAQWLGVKCINNRVSAVILPSFNLRGPITALSSLPLLRLLDLRNNRLNGTLTPITQCTNLKLIYLSGNDFSGEIPPEISSLRRLLRLDVSNNNLEGSIPTQIANLTRLLTLRLQNNELSGTIPKSLNSLQNLKELNFSNNELYGSVPNGLYNHFGENSFDGNEGLCGIGNLPQCSYTGEIVPSNPSSLPTTSTATIEEPHEKSRKGLSRGGVVAIVMVNVVALLVVVSFMVAYYCGKYSRTQSFSMSGSECGKRRSSYSSEKRVYANNNGGDGGGGGDSDGTTATDRSKLVFFDRRKPFELEELLRASAEMLGKGCLGTVYKAVLDDGITVAVKRLKDANPCPRKEFEQYMDVIGKLKHPNMVKLRAYYYAKEEKLLVYDYLPNGSLHSLLHGHRGPGRIPLDWTTRISLVLGAARGLAHIHEEYADSRIPHGNVKSSNVLLDKNGVACISDFGLSLLLNPVHAIARLGGYKAPEQSEIKRLSQKSDVYSFGVLLLEVLTGKAPSEYPSPTRPRDEGEELPVDLPKWVRSVVRDEWTAEVFDQELLRYKNIEEELVSMLHVAMACVVPLPEKRPTMVEVVKLIEEIRVEQSPLGEDYDESRNSLSPSLATTEDGLPGY comes from the exons GTAACGACACCGCCGCACTCCTCCTCTTTCAGTCACAAACTGACATCCATGGTACACTCCTTCATAATTGGACACTTCCGGTGAACTCCACCACCGCCTGCACAGCTCAATGGCTTGGTGtaaaatgcataaacaaccgTGTCTCCGCCGTAATTCTCCCGTCGTTCAATCTCCGGGGACCTATTACTGCTCTCTCTTCTTTACCTTTACTCCGCCTTCTCGACCTCCGTAACAATCGCCTTAATGGAACCCTCACACCCATTACCCAATGTACTAATCTTAAGCTCATTTACCTCTCCGGTAACGATTTTTCCGGTGAAATTCCGCCGGAAATTTCTTCTCTCCGTCGTCTCCTCCGCCTTGATGTTTCAAATAACAACCTAGAGGGTTCAATTCCGACTCAGATTGCGAATTTGACCCGATTACTCACACTTCGTTTACAGAACAATGAACTTTCTGGAACAATccctaaatccctaaattctcTTCAAAATCTTAAAGAATTGAACTTTTCTAATAATGAGCTTTATGGGTCTGTTCCAAATGGTTTATACAATCATTTTGGTGAAAATAGCTTTGATGGAAATGAGGGTTTATGTGGAATTGGGAATTTACCTCAATGTTCATATACAGGGGAAATAGTTCCTTCAAACCCTAGCTCTTTGCCTACAACCTCCACTGCAACAATTGAAGAACCCCACGAAAAATCGCGTAAAGGGTTGAGTAGAGGAGGGGTCGTAGCAATAGTGATGGTGAATGTGGTGGCATTGTTAGTTGTAGTGTCATTTATGGTAGCATATTACTGTGGGAAGTATTCAAGAACTCAGAGTTTTTCAATGTCAGGAAGTGAGTGTGGGAAGAGAAGGAGTAGTTATTCGAGCGAAAAACGAGTTTATGCTAATAACAAtggtggtgatggtggtggCGGTGGTGATAGTGATGGTACAACAGCTACTGATAGGAGTAAACTCGTGTTTTTCGATAGGAGGAAGCCATTTGAGCTTGAGGAATTGTTAAGAGCATCAGCTGAGATGCTTGGTAAAGGGTGTTTAGGTACTGTTTATAAGGCAGTTCTTGATGATGGGATTACAGTTGCTGTAAAAAGATTGAAAGATGCAAATCCATGTCCAAGGAAGGAGTTTGAACAGTATATGGATGTTATTGGGAAGCTTAAACATCCAAATATGGTGAAACTTAGAGCTTACTATTATGCTAAGGAAGAAAAATTGCTTGTTTATGACTACTTGCCTAATGGGAGTTTGCATTCACTTCTTCATG GACACAGAGGACCAGGTAGGATTCCATTGGATTGGACAACAAGGATTAGCTTGGTGCTAGGGGCAGCTAGAGGGCTTGCTCACATTCATGAAGAGTATGCAGATTCAAGAATCCCACATGGGAATGTGAAATCATCCAATGTGTTGCTTGACAAAAATGGTGTGGCTTGTATATCTGATTTTGGGTTGTCATTGCTTTTAAATCCTGTTCATGCCATAGCTAGATTAGGAGGATACAAAGCGCCCGAACAATCTGAAATCAAGAGGCTATCTCAAAAATCTGATGTTTATAGCTTTGGTGTACTGTTATTGGAAGTGCTCACTGGTAAAGCTCCCTCAGAGTACCCTTCACCGACTAGACCTCGCGATGAGGGGGAAGAATTGCCAGTGGATTTGCCTAAATGGGTTCGATCAGTAGTGAGGGACGAGTGGACTGCTGAAGTGTTTGATCAAGAACTGTTGAGGTACAAAAACATTGAGGAGGAGTTAGTGTCAATGCTACATGTAGCCATGGCATGTGTAGTTCCATTACCCGAAAAAAGGCCTACTATGGTTGAAGTTGTTAAGTTGATTGAGGAGATTCGAGTTGAACAATCTCCATTAGGTGAAGATTATGACGAATCGCGTAATTCTCTTTCCCCCTCCCTTGCCACCACTGAAGATGGACTCCCCGGTTACTAA